The following are from one region of the Candidatus Caldatribacterium sp. genome:
- the asnS gene encoding asparagine--tRNA ligase, giving the protein MVRNPVFERGWTADPLPWASIENIDWWEGKDVELRGWLANRRSSGKIVFLIIRDGTGFIQATVALNEVFSREDLKFLERLPFESALLVRGRVKREPRAPFCGYELEVQGVKVLSLAQEDYPIQKKEHSVEFLMEHRHLWLRSRRQNAILRIRNTVIMGIHEFLQKEGFTLIDPPILTPAACEGTTTLFELEYFDLGKAYLSQSGQLYMEAACMAFGKVYCLAPAFRAEKSKTRRHLTEFWMVEPEAAFFTFEDNLKLQERLVSFVVQKVLAECSRELEILERDTEPLKRVVPPFPRISYSEAVELLKKKGFPTEWGDDFGGDEETAISEEFDRPVFIHHYPKAIKAFYMQPDPENPELVLNDDLIAPEGYGEIIGGSERIHDLALLEERLREHNLPREAFEWYLDLRRFGTCPHSGFGLGIERTVAWICGIHHIRETIPFPRQIYRIYP; this is encoded by the coding sequence ATGGTGAGAAATCCCGTGTTTGAACGAGGATGGACGGCAGATCCGCTTCCCTGGGCTTCTATCGAAAACATTGACTGGTGGGAAGGAAAAGATGTTGAGCTCCGGGGATGGCTTGCGAACCGGCGTTCCAGCGGGAAGATTGTCTTCCTCATCATTCGGGACGGAACCGGATTCATTCAGGCCACCGTTGCCCTGAACGAGGTCTTTTCCCGGGAGGACTTGAAGTTTCTTGAGCGCCTTCCCTTTGAATCCGCTCTTCTTGTGCGTGGAAGGGTGAAACGGGAACCCCGTGCGCCTTTCTGCGGATATGAGCTTGAAGTCCAGGGCGTGAAGGTTCTTTCCCTTGCCCAGGAGGACTACCCGATTCAGAAGAAAGAGCACTCCGTGGAGTTCCTCATGGAACACCGGCATCTCTGGCTCCGCTCTCGGCGACAGAATGCCATCCTCAGAATCCGCAACACCGTTATCATGGGAATTCACGAGTTCCTCCAGAAAGAAGGGTTCACCCTTATCGATCCCCCAATTCTCACCCCCGCTGCTTGTGAGGGAACAACAACACTCTTTGAGCTTGAGTACTTTGACCTTGGAAAGGCTTACCTCTCCCAGAGCGGACAGCTCTACATGGAGGCAGCCTGCATGGCCTTTGGGAAAGTCTACTGCCTTGCTCCGGCTTTTCGAGCGGAAAAATCCAAGACCCGCCGTCATCTCACCGAGTTCTGGATGGTTGAGCCCGAGGCAGCTTTCTTCACCTTTGAGGACAACCTGAAACTTCAGGAGCGGCTTGTTTCTTTTGTCGTTCAGAAGGTCCTTGCCGAGTGTTCCCGAGAGCTTGAGATCCTTGAGCGGGATACGGAACCCTTGAAGAGAGTCGTTCCGCCCTTCCCCCGCATTTCGTACTCTGAAGCGGTGGAACTCCTCAAGAAGAAGGGATTTCCCACGGAGTGGGGCGATGATTTTGGTGGCGACGAAGAGACAGCCATTTCCGAGGAGTTTGATCGCCCCGTTTTCATCCATCACTATCCCAAGGCCATAAAGGCCTTTTACATGCAGCCGGATCCCGAGAATCCCGAGCTTGTCCTCAACGATGACCTCATAGCACCAGAGGGGTACGGAGAAATTATTGGTGGTAGCGAGCGCATTCACGACCTTGCCCTTCTTGAGGAACGCCTTCGGGAGCACAACCTCCCCCGAGAAGCCTTTGAGTGGTACCTTGATCTCCGCCGGTTTGGAACCTGTCCCCATTCTGGGTTTGGCCTTGGCATTGAGCGAACCGTTGCATGGATCTGTGGTATCCACCACATTCGGGAGACCATTCCCTTCCCTCGTCAGATTTACCGGATTTACCCGTAG
- a CDS encoding creatininase family protein has product MGRVFHPEMTYVDFKEGNFDKAIVAVGSSENHGFHLPFGTDTLVAQAIALEVAKRVPRMLVLPPLYYGVSFHYDAFPFTLTLRPEVMVEVLKDVLTSCIKQGISRIFIINGHDGNIAPIEIAARSVKVEYPQAFLACLPAWWVTAGELLPPGTFEVWGGLGHAGEGETSIVLYLFPELCRMDEARGVVPDLPEGLEIKWRFEELTPYGATGDPKKGTREKGEKMFQALVDYVVRFIEEMEKRGWKYGEKSRV; this is encoded by the coding sequence ATGGGCCGAGTTTTCCATCCCGAGATGACCTATGTGGACTTCAAGGAAGGAAATTTTGACAAGGCTATTGTAGCAGTGGGTTCGAGTGAAAATCACGGGTTCCATTTACCTTTTGGAACGGATACCCTTGTGGCTCAGGCCATTGCCCTTGAGGTGGCAAAGAGAGTTCCAAGAATGCTTGTCCTTCCCCCTCTCTACTACGGTGTGAGTTTCCACTACGATGCCTTTCCTTTCACGTTGACTCTCCGGCCGGAAGTCATGGTGGAGGTCCTTAAAGACGTTTTGACCTCCTGCATAAAGCAGGGGATTTCCCGTATCTTCATCATCAACGGCCACGATGGGAATATTGCGCCTATCGAAATTGCTGCTCGGTCCGTGAAGGTGGAATACCCGCAGGCCTTCCTGGCCTGTCTTCCTGCCTGGTGGGTTACAGCAGGAGAACTTCTTCCTCCGGGAACCTTTGAAGTATGGGGAGGACTTGGACACGCAGGGGAAGGCGAAACCTCTATCGTTCTCTACCTCTTTCCTGAGCTCTGCCGCATGGACGAGGCTCGAGGTGTGGTTCCGGATCTCCCGGAAGGACTTGAGATTAAGTGGCGGTTTGAGGAGCTCACGCCGTATGGAGCAACAGGGGACCCCAAAAAAGGAACAAGGGAAAAAGGAGAAAAGATGTTCCAGGCCCTTGTCGACTACGTTGTGCGCTTCATTGAAGAGATGGAGAAACGAGGGTGGAAGTATGGTGAGAAATCCCGTGTTTGA
- a CDS encoding branched-chain amino acid ABC transporter permease, which produces MFSLSYFLQQSMNGVILGCIYALLALGMTVVYGILRLINFAHGALITLGAFFIYFVFFRLGFPFVASVFLVLGFGGLMGLVLDFVAYRKLRGGPEVALLITSLGFYTFIENFTKLLVSPQPYAFKTPAFLATLYRTPFLTFRTVDIFIILSSLLIMVAFHLFVKRTKMGIAMRATAENLEVANLMGIEVNRVISVAFILGSAIAAFTGFLWGAKYGQISYDMGFLTGVKAFVAVVVGGVGSIPGAMLGGFVLGLAEVLSIAFLPTRFAEYRDGIVFAILILVLLVRPSGIMGMREEVRV; this is translated from the coding sequence ATGTTCTCACTCTCGTACTTCCTGCAGCAGAGCATGAACGGTGTGATTCTTGGGTGCATCTATGCCCTCCTTGCCCTGGGAATGACGGTGGTGTATGGGATTCTCCGACTCATTAATTTCGCCCATGGAGCCCTCATTACCTTGGGAGCATTCTTCATCTATTTCGTCTTCTTTCGGCTTGGCTTTCCTTTTGTGGCTTCGGTTTTCCTTGTCCTTGGGTTTGGGGGACTCATGGGGCTTGTCCTTGATTTTGTGGCCTACCGAAAGCTGAGAGGCGGACCAGAGGTTGCCCTGCTCATCACATCCCTTGGTTTCTACACGTTCATCGAAAACTTCACGAAACTCCTCGTATCCCCTCAACCGTACGCTTTCAAAACGCCGGCTTTTCTTGCTACTCTCTACCGAACTCCCTTTTTGACTTTCCGAACGGTGGATATTTTCATTATCCTGTCTTCTCTTCTCATTATGGTGGCCTTCCATCTTTTCGTGAAACGGACGAAAATGGGCATCGCCATGCGGGCTACCGCCGAAAACCTTGAAGTTGCTAACCTCATGGGGATAGAGGTGAACCGGGTCATTTCGGTTGCCTTTATCCTGGGGTCGGCCATTGCCGCTTTTACGGGATTCCTCTGGGGAGCAAAGTACGGCCAGATCTCCTACGATATGGGTTTTTTAACCGGAGTGAAGGCGTTCGTTGCCGTAGTGGTCGGGGGAGTGGGGAGTATTCCCGGGGCTATGCTTGGGGGTTTTGTCCTTGGGCTTGCTGAAGTGCTTTCCATTGCCTTTTTGCCCACTCGTTTCGCAGAGTACCGTGATGGAATTGTCTTTGCCATTCTCATTCTTGTTCTTCTTGTCCGTCCCTCGGGGATTATGGGAATGAGGGAAGAGGTGCGGGTATGA